Genomic segment of Apium graveolens cultivar Ventura chromosome 7, ASM990537v1, whole genome shotgun sequence:
GCAGAAATAAGCTTCTATTGAAACAAGAAAACTAGAGCCGTAATCAACTGCAGTTCTTGACAGAGAAATAGAATGCATGTCTTATCGATACTAAACTGACTAACAACTACCTGGAATTCTCGGTAATCAATGTCATATCTCAATCCGGACTCAAGCATTTGGCAATCACAACAGAAGCAAGCCACTGCTTTTGCAGTCGTGACCATTTTCTTAGCTTTTCTAATTATGCAAAGGCTTCCTTTGCTAGTGGAACCTCATTTGCAACACTGTTCAATGTACATTACTTGAAGAGTGTGCTTAGAGCTCTTTTGCAACGAAAGGGATGGGATCCTAGATAGATCAAGTTGCTCATCCTCTTGCAGTCTTGCACCAAAGACAATCGTTGCACATGTCAGAGGATTCGGTGCAGCAGGTAAACCTTGATGTTGATAATCTATGTCCGTAATTACCTGGATGACAGGGAAAACTACAGAAGACAGCTGGAAGTACGTTAAAAAATCCAATGAGTCTTGCAAACCTAAGACTTGAGCATGAATGATTATTCTGCAATTCAGATACATAATTTCTTTGGTGCCCTAATTATAGTTTGAGATATTTTAATCTCTGATCTTCAAAATTATAAATCTTGATCTTTCAAGTAATAATGAACAACTAAACGTCAATAGTTTCTGGTTTCTTTCTAAACTTATATAGTTTAAAGCATCTGCAGCTCTCCTACGTAACTACAATGAGTTAGAAGGTCGAATTCTAGATGAGAGCCTAAATAATCATACCAAAACCAAACTAAAGTTCGACCTATTATATACGATAAGGTTGAAGGTTCAGTTCCAACAGAGATATGTAATATTACCAACCTCAAAGACATTGATCTAAGTATTAATAGATGCAACTGAAAACTGCTACCAGCCTATGCAAACCTACTAGACATTAAATGATACGTTAAGCAGCACCAGCCTTCAGTCCAATGGACAACTTACAAATCCAATAGTTTTAGTTCTAGGCGGAAGGCAACAAAGGCAATTCTGGCCTTCTTACCGAGGATATATTTCACAATCTCATAAGTTGAATCCTTATATCTCAGACCGGATCAATCAGGTGTTTAAAGAGAAACTCTGCGACAAGCTGATTTAACTCTAGAGATCACACATTTGGCAATCAATTTCAATTTTAATAAAGAGTCCAGGAGTGCCTTGTCCCACCAGACTAATAGTTCCACCACTGgtgttcacaatatatatctccaaTTCGATATATTTGCTAACTGGTAAGAAGGTATAAGTAGAATATTTTTAAGGTTAACTGGAGGCAGTCAGCATCATATAGAAACAAACTAAGAttcaaaaaataaagaaaattacAAAGGCTCGAAATTTCTGCATTAGCAAATAATTTTCAGTCTACCCTTTCCTACACAAAATTTCTATTACTTTTCTTTTTATCAATTCAAACCGTAATGTTCCAGAACACGGACCTTCAATTTGCATTTTTTACAAAATAGAAAAAGGCAAAGAGTTTTACTGCTACAAGTACTTGAATGtaacttcaacatattcaatgTAGAGAGATGAATGTTTTATAAAGTATTATTAGAACTGTATGGTATCTGATTTTTAAACACTTGTTTGTTTAGAACTGAATCTTCCAATGAAAATCTTTTGTATTATAGGCATTTAACATATAATCTATAAGCTCATGCACCTTCGGCATTCGGGCAACTCCAAGAGTTTGGTCCAAAcctcggtccaaatttggaccgagcCCCTCTCCAACTCTAATAGTTTAGTCTAAATTTTGGTCCAAATCtcaatatatttatttaattattttaaggtcttataataataaatatattatttttgtatGATGTAAAATGTTatcttatattttattattattactaattacttgttttattttaaaattgttaaTAAATGAATAATAGAATTCTAATTAAATTTcaaatatatatgaaaaataGTAAACACATTTacttataatttttataataaaaccGTTAATAAAACATTACATTCAAATAAGAAAAGTACAAATATTAATTAAATCTTAAAATATCGTTAACTAATACTAATTCTCAGAATTAGTATATTCTAAGAAACAAATGCTCAATTAGTGTATATCAGAATTAGTTCTCATCGCATTTTCATTTATGTTGTATTTCAAATTAAGTTTTATGTGTTGTAATCTTTATTTTAATGTTTGAatatattcataatttgaatttaagaaatgcgatatttatttaattacatttaaatattttttgatataaattattatttaaataaataataataatatcctAATATCGGTTAATTGCATTTAAAAATACCCGAAATAAAAAGTTTATGTAATAAACTAAAAGAAATACattaaaaactattattttaatcTCGGTTCAAATTTGGAGGCCACTGTTGGGTAAATTTGGACCTTTAGTCCACTCTTGGAGTTGGACTTAGTGTTAACATATGCTGGAATCCTTGTATGCAGCCTTGTATAGTTTGACTTCTATGGAGAAAGAACTCTTCTTACAGTTACCAACTTGAAATGTACAGGCATTAGTTCCGAGACATGCCCTATTGCGCTGACTATCTTCAGAAAGTTGTTCAGTAAAAATATACCCATGATATTTCTCTGAGCTTGGTGCAAAGGTgttcaataaataaattatttttaaagaaGCTGTTCAACAATCTAATGAACAACACATCTTTAACCCACCTCTATACTTCATTTAATAATTCAATTAATCCAAAAAAATTCTCCATAATGTTTGGTCTCAGCTAAACCAGTCCATTCACTATACAGATCATAAAAACACTTGTCTATATAAGCAAGTACCGTTATATTTCTGAAGAACCTGGGTACAATGCCGAAATACTTTATCATACATCATCCTTCTCCAAAAATTTATCCACGTCACCTATACCTTCTATTAATGAGTAATAGGTACTATCATCCGGGGTAATGCCCTTACTGACCATTTCTTTTAGTAGCTCTTCAGCATGATCTCCCTCTTGGTTTTTGCACAGACCTTGAATAAGAGCGTTGTAAGTGAGACGAGTAGGATTAAAACCTATACTTACCATCTCATCTCGAACTTTAAGGGCATCATTTATATTACCTCTCCTACTATATCCACTAATAAGAGTGTTGTAACTGATGTGATCGGGCTTTATCCCCTTCCGCTTCATCTCATCTATAAGCCCCCGGGCTTCTTCAACTTTACCCTCTCTGCAAAGCCCTTGCATTAAAGTGTTATAGGTCACTTCATCAGGTATAACCTTCATTCTATGCATTTCTTTTAAGAGTGAAAATGCACGATCCACGTTTTTATTGGCACAATGACCATCAATCAACGCATTAAACAGTATAAGATCTGGTAATATCCCTCTTCTAACTATCTTCTGAAACAAGTCATCAACTTCTTTTATTCTTCTCTTCTTGCTTAAAACATAAATAAGAGATGTGTAGGTCACACGTGTAGGCTGAATTTGTTTTCCTATCATCTCATCATGCAAGTTAAATGCTTTCTTTGCATTTCCAGACCTGCAGTACCCATTAATCAAAATATTATACGTAACAGCATCAAGAGACATCCCCTTTTGTCCCATATCTTTAATCAGATCATCAGCTTCATCCTCTTTACCTTCCATAAACAAAGAATGAATCAGCATATTGTACGTGGATACAGTTGGTGCAATACCCTTCTTAACCATCTCATCCCTATAACGAAAGGCTTTATCGAGGTCTCCTTTATTACAATAACCATCAATCAAACTGTTGTACGTAACAGCAGTCGGAACCAACCCACACTCCTCCATTTTCCCAATTAGACCAGACGCCTCCTCAAGCCTCCGCAATTTGCACATTCCACTAATAACCGAACTATAAGTGTATGAATCAGGGGCAATACCTTTTCCTTTCATCACCATAATAACCCGTTGAGCACCCTCAATATTCCCCTTCAAACAATAACCCTGAACTATAGTATTATAAGTCACAACATTCGGCCTAAACCCTGACCCCTCCATGTACAAAATAAACTCCATCGCCTTCTTCAACTTCCCTTCCTTACACAAAACATTAATCATAATATTAAATGTATAAACCGTCGAATCAATCTTCAACCTAAACATTTCAGCATACAAAACCCACGCAGCCGGGGTCCGATTCAACTTAAGAAACAAACTCAACATATCATTACAGCTCTCAATCTTAGCGAATATACCCTTCTCTTTCATCATCAAAAACCACTCAAACGCCTCATCCGCCTTTCTCAACTCACAAAAAACCCGTATAAACAAATCAAACACGATCGTGCTCGACACACTAACCCCTTCTCTAGCACTGACGAGCCCATCAAAAATCTCCTTCTTTGTACCAATGCCATACCCAATAACCTTCTTTATCAATGCTACAGCTGGTTTGGGGGAAGGTAACCGAGACACGATAGTAATTGCCAGACAATAACAGGTAATATCGAGACAGCGGGGATCAACATGATGAATGAAATTGAGAATGTGGTCAGGAGAAGAGCGGAGATTGGGAAGAATTGAGGAGATTAAG
This window contains:
- the LOC141670886 gene encoding uncharacterized protein LOC141670886; translation: MTLAKIFINQNLKITTSIKPHYFFSSLSLQQNPPPQLISQSLHNSILSSQWHFIEHLSPNLSPSLISSILPNLRSSPDHILNFIHHVDPRCLDITCYCLAITIVSRLPSPKPAVALIKKVIGYGIGTKKEIFDGLVSAREGVSVSSTIVFDLFIRVFCELRKADEAFEWFLMMKEKGIFAKIESCNDMLSLFLKLNRTPAAWVLYAEMFRLKIDSTVYTFNIMINVLCKEGKLKKAMEFILYMEGSGFRPNVVTYNTIVQGYCLKGNIEGAQRVIMVMKGKGIAPDSYTYSSVISGMCKLRRLEEASGLIGKMEECGLVPTAVTYNSLIDGYCNKGDLDKAFRYRDEMVKKGIAPTVSTYNMLIHSLFMEGKEDEADDLIKDMGQKGMSLDAVTYNILINGYCRSGNAKKAFNLHDEMIGKQIQPTRVTYTSLIYVLSKKRRIKEVDDLFQKIVRRGILPDLILFNALIDGHCANKNVDRAFSLLKEMHRMKVIPDEVTYNTLMQGLCREGKVEEARGLIDEMKRKGIKPDHISYNTLISGYSRRGNINDALKVRDEMVSIGFNPTRLTYNALIQGLCKNQEGDHAEELLKEMVSKGITPDDSTYYSLIEGIGDVDKFLEKDDV